A single region of the Streptococcus sanguinis genome encodes:
- a CDS encoding glucosaminidase domain-containing protein, which translates to MFRKKKVIIALATATVLSGSVLPVSRLEANEKASLDPSLVQVSDQFQAKKTGAVVFSEDVTVPSTVSADFIDSRLAGTPMAGLGKAFKKAEKDHGVNAIFLVGLAIHESDYGRSQIAQAKHNLFGFMAYDSSPFSSAGNFATFDDGIDTVARYLSEHYLKPGGQFYNGKSMAAINVRYASDKTWSSKIMIRIRNFLKKG; encoded by the coding sequence ATGTTTAGGAAGAAAAAAGTTATCATAGCATTAGCGACAGCTACTGTCCTTTCAGGCAGTGTGCTGCCTGTCAGCCGCCTAGAGGCAAATGAAAAGGCCAGTCTGGATCCGTCTTTAGTGCAGGTGTCAGATCAGTTTCAGGCCAAGAAAACAGGAGCAGTCGTCTTTTCAGAAGATGTAACAGTGCCTAGCACAGTGTCAGCCGATTTCATTGATAGTCGTTTGGCTGGCACGCCGATGGCTGGATTGGGAAAAGCTTTCAAAAAAGCAGAGAAAGATCATGGAGTTAATGCAATTTTTCTCGTAGGGCTGGCTATTCACGAATCGGATTACGGCCGCAGTCAGATTGCTCAGGCCAAGCACAACCTGTTTGGTTTCATGGCTTATGACTCCAGTCCTTTTTCCAGTGCAGGAAATTTCGCAACATTTGACGATGGTATAGATACAGTTGCCCGCTATCTCAGCGAGCACTATCTCAAGCCTGGCGGTCAGTTCTACAATGGTAAGAGCATGGCTGCTATCAATGTAAGATACGCATCTGACAAAACTTGGTCAAGCAAGATTATGATTCGTATTCGAAATTTTTTGAAAAAAGGTTAA
- a CDS encoding helix-turn-helix transcriptional regulator: protein MAKESKIVTNLKSIRESKGMTQQELADRIGMRRETILHLENNRYNPSLEMALKIAQVFNLKVEDLFELRQKEEA from the coding sequence ATGGCCAAAGAAAGCAAGATTGTCACTAATCTCAAATCCATTCGTGAGTCCAAGGGCATGACCCAGCAGGAGCTAGCCGACCGCATCGGCATGAGGCGAGAGACAATTCTGCACTTGGAAAATAACCGCTACAATCCATCGCTGGAAATGGCTCTCAAAATTGCTCAAGTTTTTAATCTAAAAGTAGAAGACCTCTTTGAACTCAGACAGAAAGAGGAGGCATAA
- the aspS gene encoding aspartate--tRNA ligase, whose amino-acid sequence MKRSMYAGRVRKEHVGQEVTLKGWVARRRDLGGLIFIDLRDREGIMQLVINPETVSAEVMSTAESLRSEYVLEVTGKVAAREQANDKLATGSVELHVENLTVLNTAKTTPFEIKDGIEVNDDTRLRYRYLDLRRPEMLENFKLRAKVTHSIRNYLDELEFLDVETPFLAKSTPEGARDYLVPSRVHQGHFYALPQSPQITKQLLMNAGFDRYYQIVKCFRDEDLRGDRQPEFTQVDLETSFLSDQEIQDITEGLIARVMKETKGIDVSLPFPRMKYDDAMALYGVDKPDTRFKMLLQDLTDLVKGVDFKVFSEAPAVKAIVVKNAADKYSRKDIDKLTEQAKQHGAKGLAWLKVADGELTGPVAKFLTDLTSPLTEALQLENNDLVLFVADTLEVANAALGALRVRLAKELDLIDPDTFNYLWVVDWPMFEWSEEEERYMSAHHPFTLPQKDSEQELEGDLSKVRAVAYDIVLNGYELGGGSLRINQKDLQERMFKALGFSAQEAAEQFGFLLEAMDYGFPPHGGLALGLDRFVMLLAGEENIREVIAFPKNNKASDPMTQAPSPVSVAQLEELSLQVEAHEKD is encoded by the coding sequence ATGAAACGTTCTATGTATGCTGGGCGTGTTCGCAAGGAGCATGTTGGTCAGGAAGTCACTTTAAAGGGCTGGGTAGCTCGCCGTCGGGATTTGGGCGGTCTGATTTTCATTGATTTGCGCGACCGCGAAGGCATTATGCAGCTAGTCATCAATCCTGAGACAGTGTCTGCAGAGGTCATGTCAACAGCGGAAAGCCTGCGCAGTGAGTATGTGTTGGAAGTGACTGGTAAGGTAGCTGCGCGTGAGCAGGCCAATGACAAGCTGGCGACAGGAAGCGTGGAGCTGCATGTGGAGAATCTGACTGTCTTAAATACAGCCAAGACGACGCCTTTTGAAATCAAAGACGGCATTGAAGTGAATGACGATACGCGTTTGCGTTACCGTTATCTGGACTTGCGCCGGCCAGAGATGCTGGAGAACTTCAAGCTCCGTGCCAAGGTGACTCACTCTATCCGCAATTATCTAGATGAACTGGAGTTCCTTGATGTGGAAACACCTTTCCTAGCTAAGTCAACGCCTGAAGGAGCGCGTGATTACTTGGTTCCTAGTCGGGTTCATCAGGGGCACTTTTACGCTCTGCCTCAGAGTCCGCAGATTACCAAGCAGCTCTTGATGAACGCTGGTTTCGACCGTTATTATCAGATTGTTAAATGCTTCCGTGATGAGGACTTGCGTGGTGATCGTCAGCCAGAGTTTACTCAGGTGGACTTGGAGACTTCTTTCTTGTCTGATCAGGAGATTCAGGACATTACAGAAGGCTTGATTGCTCGTGTTATGAAAGAGACCAAAGGTATTGATGTTTCTCTGCCTTTCCCTCGTATGAAGTATGATGATGCCATGGCTCTTTATGGGGTTGATAAGCCTGATACTCGTTTTAAGATGTTGTTGCAGGACTTGACAGATCTTGTCAAGGGAGTTGACTTTAAGGTCTTTTCAGAAGCTCCAGCTGTCAAGGCCATCGTCGTGAAAAATGCTGCAGATAAATACTCTCGTAAGGATATTGATAAGCTGACAGAGCAAGCGAAACAGCATGGTGCTAAGGGTCTTGCTTGGTTGAAAGTGGCTGATGGTGAGCTGACTGGTCCAGTTGCTAAGTTCTTGACAGATCTGACAAGTCCGTTGACAGAAGCTTTACAGCTTGAAAATAATGACCTAGTTCTCTTTGTGGCTGATACTTTGGAAGTGGCAAACGCAGCTTTGGGAGCTCTTCGGGTGCGCTTGGCTAAAGAGCTGGACTTGATTGACCCAGATACATTTAACTATCTTTGGGTGGTGGACTGGCCCATGTTTGAATGGTCAGAAGAAGAGGAGCGCTACATGAGTGCCCACCATCCTTTTACCTTACCTCAGAAAGATTCTGAGCAAGAGCTGGAAGGCGACCTGAGCAAGGTACGGGCTGTGGCTTATGATATCGTCCTCAATGGTTATGAGTTAGGCGGCGGCAGTCTTCGGATCAACCAGAAAGACTTGCAAGAGCGGATGTTCAAGGCGCTTGGCTTCTCAGCTCAAGAAGCTGCTGAGCAGTTTGGCTTCCTTCTGGAGGCTATGGACTATGGTTTTCCACCGCATGGCGGCTTGGCTTTGGGCTTGGACCGCTTTGTGATGCTGCTGGCTGGTGAAGAAAATATCCGCGAAGTCATCGCCTTTCCAAAGAATAACAAGGCTTCTGATCCAATGACACAGGCACCTAGTCCAGTATCGGTCGCTCAACTAGAGGAATTGAGTTTACAAGTGGAAGCACATGAAAAAGACTAA
- the ilvD gene encoding dihydroxy-acid dehydratase, which yields MTDKDIRHRSKIYDSMVKSPNRAMLRATGMTDKDFETPIVGVISTWAENTPCNIHLHDLGKLAKEGIKAEGAWPVQYGTITVADGIAMGTPGMRFSLTSRDIIADSIEAAMGGHNVDAFVAIGGCDKNMPGSMIAIANMDIPAVFAYGGTIAPGNLDGKDIDLVSVFEGIGKWNHGDLTAEEVRRIECNACPGPGGCGGMYTANTMATAIEVLGMSLPGSSSHPAESKDKQEDIEAAGRAVVKMLKMGLKPSDILTREAFEDAITVTMALGGSTNATLHLLAMAHAANVELTLDDFNVIQEKVPHLADLKPSGQYVFQDLYEVGGVPAVMKYLLANGFLHGDRITCTGKTVAENLAEFADLTPGQKVIMPLENPKRADGPLIILHGNLAPDGAVAKVSGVKVRRHVGPAKVFDSEEAAIDAVLADEVVDGDVVVVRYVGPKGGPGMPEMLSLSSIIVGKGQGDKVALLTDGRFSGGTYGLVVGHIAPEAQDGGPIAYLRTGDMVTVDQDTKEISMAVSDEELAKRKAETTIPPLYSRGVLGKYAHMVSSAAKGAVTDFWKPEETGKK from the coding sequence ATGACAGATAAGGATATTCGTCACAGAAGTAAGATTTATGACAGTATGGTTAAATCTCCTAACCGTGCCATGCTTCGCGCGACGGGGATGACTGATAAAGATTTTGAAACGCCTATTGTTGGGGTGATTTCCACTTGGGCGGAAAATACACCCTGTAACATCCACTTGCATGACTTGGGCAAGCTGGCCAAGGAAGGTATCAAAGCAGAGGGTGCTTGGCCTGTTCAGTACGGGACTATTACGGTTGCGGACGGGATTGCCATGGGAACGCCAGGCATGCGCTTCTCTCTGACCTCACGCGACATCATCGCAGACTCCATCGAAGCTGCCATGGGCGGGCACAATGTGGATGCCTTTGTAGCTATCGGGGGCTGTGATAAGAATATGCCAGGCTCCATGATTGCCATTGCTAATATGGATATCCCTGCTGTCTTTGCCTACGGCGGAACGATTGCACCGGGGAATCTGGACGGCAAGGATATTGACTTGGTTTCTGTCTTTGAAGGAATCGGGAAATGGAACCATGGTGACTTGACAGCTGAGGAAGTACGACGCATTGAGTGTAATGCCTGCCCTGGCCCTGGTGGCTGTGGTGGTATGTATACAGCCAATACTATGGCGACGGCTATTGAAGTTCTGGGCATGAGCCTGCCAGGCTCTTCTTCTCACCCAGCTGAGTCCAAGGACAAGCAAGAAGATATCGAAGCAGCTGGTCGTGCTGTTGTGAAAATGCTGAAAATGGGGCTGAAGCCGTCTGATATTTTGACACGTGAAGCCTTTGAAGATGCAATCACAGTGACCATGGCTCTGGGTGGTTCTACAAATGCTACTCTGCACTTGCTGGCCATGGCGCACGCGGCCAATGTTGAGCTGACGCTTGATGACTTTAATGTCATTCAAGAGAAAGTGCCACATTTGGCTGACTTGAAACCGTCAGGTCAGTATGTCTTCCAAGACCTTTATGAGGTTGGTGGAGTGCCGGCTGTGATGAAATATCTCTTGGCGAACGGCTTCCTGCATGGCGACCGCATTACTTGTACAGGTAAAACGGTGGCAGAGAATCTAGCAGAATTTGCTGATTTGACACCGGGTCAAAAGGTCATTATGCCACTTGAAAATCCGAAGCGGGCAGACGGTCCATTGATTATCTTGCATGGTAATCTGGCTCCAGACGGCGCTGTTGCTAAGGTTTCTGGTGTTAAAGTACGCCGTCACGTCGGACCAGCCAAGGTCTTTGACTCAGAAGAAGCTGCTATTGATGCGGTACTGGCCGATGAGGTGGTCGATGGCGATGTGGTTGTAGTTCGTTATGTTGGACCAAAGGGTGGCCCTGGTATGCCAGAAATGCTGTCACTTTCTTCTATCATCGTAGGGAAAGGTCAAGGAGACAAGGTGGCCCTTCTAACAGATGGTCGCTTCTCAGGCGGTACTTACGGCTTGGTTGTTGGACACATTGCTCCAGAAGCTCAGGATGGTGGTCCGATTGCCTATCTTCGTACAGGCGATATGGTCACGGTTGACCAAGATACCAAGGAAATCTCTATGGCAGTCTCTGACGAAGAGCTGGCGAAACGTAAGGCAGAAACGACTATTCCACCGCTTTATAGTCGCGGGGTACTTGGTAAATATGCTCACATGGTATCGTCTGCCGCTAAAGGTGCTGTTACTGACTTCTGGAAACCAGAAGAAACAGGTAAGAAATAG
- the rpmG gene encoding 50S ribosomal protein L33: protein MRVNITLEHKESGERLYLTSKNKRNTPDRLQLKKYSPKLRKHVVFTEVK, encoded by the coding sequence ATGCGCGTAAATATCACACTTGAACACAAAGAATCTGGTGAACGCTTGTACCTTACTTCTAAAAACAAGCGCAACACACCAGACCGTCTTCAATTGAAGAAATACTCACCAAAACTTCGCAAGCACGTTGTGTTTACAGAAGTTAAGTAA
- a CDS encoding MATE family efflux transporter: MTTYKKIMNIALPAMAENFLQMLMGMVDSYLVASLGLIAISGVSVAGNIITIYQAIFIALGAAISSLISKTLAQGDKERLAYHTAEAIKLTLLLSLLLGLISLLFGRQMLDLLGTEKAVAEAGGLYLALVGGTIVLLGLMTSFGALVRVTRNPRFPMYISLLTNVLNAFFSGLGIYVFRLGIVGVALGTVLARLVGVLILWRELDLSTIRWSWGLDRELLRLSLPAAGERLMMRAGDVVIIAIVVVFGTDAVAGNAIGEVLTQFNYMPIFGVATATVMLVGHAVGEGDMKEVGLIRQRTFWLSFACMLPVALGIFAFGRPLTLLYTDNSGAITASLSVMLFSLLGTPMAVGTVIYTAIWQGLGNARLPFYATTVGMWLIRIIAGYLLGVTFGLGLPGVWTGMLLDNGFRWLFLKVLFDRKMRKIT, translated from the coding sequence ATGACGACTTATAAAAAAATCATGAATATCGCCTTGCCGGCTATGGCGGAGAATTTTTTGCAGATGCTCATGGGAATGGTCGACAGCTATCTGGTGGCCAGTCTTGGGCTGATTGCAATCTCTGGTGTCTCGGTGGCCGGCAACATCATTACGATTTATCAGGCAATCTTTATCGCTCTGGGTGCTGCTATTTCCAGTCTCATCTCCAAGACTCTGGCTCAGGGGGACAAGGAGCGTCTGGCCTATCATACAGCTGAGGCTATCAAGCTGACGTTGCTTCTGAGTCTTCTGTTGGGGCTGATTTCCCTGCTCTTTGGCAGGCAGATGCTGGACCTTCTGGGGACGGAAAAGGCGGTGGCTGAAGCAGGCGGTCTATATCTGGCTCTGGTTGGTGGGACTATTGTTCTGCTAGGCTTGATGACTTCCTTTGGAGCTCTGGTGCGGGTCACACGCAATCCAAGATTCCCCATGTATATCAGTCTTCTGACTAATGTCCTCAATGCCTTCTTTTCCGGTCTGGGGATTTACGTCTTTCGGCTTGGTATTGTCGGTGTAGCGTTGGGAACGGTGCTGGCTCGTTTGGTCGGTGTGCTGATTCTCTGGCGGGAGCTGGATTTGTCCACAATTCGCTGGAGTTGGGGCTTAGATAGAGAGCTCTTGCGCCTGTCTCTGCCAGCTGCTGGAGAGCGGCTCATGATGCGGGCGGGTGATGTAGTGATTATCGCCATTGTGGTCGTCTTTGGGACGGATGCAGTAGCGGGGAATGCCATCGGTGAAGTTCTGACGCAGTTTAATTATATGCCAATCTTCGGGGTCGCAACAGCAACAGTCATGCTTGTAGGCCATGCAGTAGGTGAGGGAGATATGAAAGAGGTCGGTCTGATTCGTCAGCGGACCTTCTGGCTGTCTTTTGCTTGCATGCTGCCCGTGGCTCTAGGAATTTTTGCTTTTGGTCGGCCGCTGACCTTGCTCTATACGGACAATAGCGGAGCTATCACAGCCAGTCTTTCGGTCATGCTTTTCTCCCTGCTGGGAACTCCCATGGCAGTTGGAACCGTGATTTACACAGCTATCTGGCAGGGGCTGGGGAATGCCAGACTGCCCTTTTATGCCACGACTGTTGGCATGTGGCTGATTCGCATTATTGCCGGTTACTTGCTGGGTGTGACCTTTGGTTTGGGTCTGCCGGGAGTCTGGACTGGGATGCTCTTGGACAATGGCTTCCGCTGGCTATTTTTAAAGGTTTTATTTGACAGAAAAATGAGGAAAATCACATGA
- a CDS encoding SepM family pheromone-processing serine protease, protein MKSVTRILITALVLTGIGFIPLPYELETVRPALNAKDFVQVQGGTDKGKGKIYVMAVGVSKARVFSLFLTLLPNYRLETEYVSVPENYFDKEKGREERENSTMGSSHLNALQVAYQAAGRTVEIRHKEIYVGGISSETPLSKELQRGDVILKIDNQTYTSPYDIVDQMEQRTVGDVVSIEYSRNGVIGLASGPVIVDETTGKPGLGIELGSKASVAMNPLTEFKSNGVAGPSGGLMFSLELYNQLVSEDITKGKTIAGTGTIDHKGNVGRIGGIEMKVMAADKAGAEIFFVPDDTIDADIAQYNPKLRSNYHEALRASIKIKSKMKIVPVKTFNEALNYLREME, encoded by the coding sequence ATGAAATCAGTAACAAGAATCTTAATAACAGCTTTGGTGCTAACTGGGATTGGCTTTATTCCTCTCCCTTATGAATTAGAGACCGTGAGGCCGGCTTTGAATGCCAAAGACTTTGTCCAAGTTCAAGGAGGAACTGATAAAGGAAAAGGTAAAATCTATGTCATGGCTGTTGGTGTTTCCAAGGCCCGAGTGTTCAGTCTCTTTTTGACTCTGCTGCCTAATTACAGGCTGGAAACAGAGTATGTCTCTGTTCCTGAAAACTATTTCGATAAGGAAAAGGGACGGGAAGAGCGAGAGAACAGCACTATGGGATCTTCCCATCTCAATGCCTTGCAGGTGGCTTATCAGGCTGCTGGTCGTACAGTTGAGATTAGGCATAAAGAGATTTACGTAGGTGGCATCAGCAGCGAGACGCCTCTGTCAAAGGAGTTGCAGCGAGGCGATGTGATTTTAAAGATTGACAATCAGACTTACACTAGCCCATACGACATCGTTGATCAGATGGAACAGCGGACAGTCGGCGATGTGGTATCAATTGAGTACAGTCGTAATGGTGTAATCGGTTTGGCTAGCGGTCCTGTAATTGTGGATGAGACAACTGGTAAGCCTGGTTTGGGAATCGAATTGGGTTCTAAAGCCAGTGTTGCCATGAATCCTCTGACGGAGTTTAAGAGCAACGGTGTAGCAGGTCCATCTGGAGGACTCATGTTCAGTCTGGAGCTTTACAATCAGCTCGTGTCTGAAGACATTACTAAAGGAAAAACTATTGCTGGTACTGGAACGATTGACCACAAGGGAAATGTTGGCCGGATTGGCGGGATAGAGATGAAGGTCATGGCTGCAGATAAGGCAGGCGCGGAAATTTTCTTTGTTCCTGATGATACCATTGACGCCGATATTGCCCAGTACAATCCCAAGTTGCGCTCTAACTACCATGAGGCACTTCGTGCTTCTATCAAAATCAAGAGTAAAATGAAAATCGTCCCTGTCAAAACCTTCAACGAAGCTTTGAACTATCTCAGAGAGATGGAATAA
- the hisS gene encoding histidine--tRNA ligase — translation MKLQKPKGTQDILPQESAKWQYVEDFARKTFRKYNYGEIRTPIFEHYEVISRSVGDTTDIVTKEMYDFYDKGDRHITLRPEGTAPVVRSYVENKLFAPEVQKPVKVYYMGSMFRYERPQAGRLREFHQIGAECFGSSNPATDVEMIAMAAQFFKDIGITNVSLELNTLGNPESRAAYRQALIDYLTPLKASLSADSQRRLEENPLRVLDSKEPEDNVAVEGAPSILDYLDEESSTYFEAVRSMLETLKIPYVINTNMVRGLDYYNHTIFEFTTEVAGSQLTICAGGRYDGLVAYFGGPETPGVGFGMGLERLLLVLDKQGVELPIEAGLDAYIAVLGAGANGKALELVQALRTQGFAAERDYLDRKLKAQFKSADIFKAKTLITLGESEVESGQVTVKNNHNREEITVSLDQIQENYQLIFEKLGF, via the coding sequence ATGAAATTACAAAAACCTAAAGGAACTCAGGACATTCTTCCTCAAGAATCAGCCAAGTGGCAGTATGTAGAAGACTTTGCCCGCAAGACATTTAGAAAATACAATTATGGCGAAATCCGCACGCCGATTTTTGAGCACTATGAGGTCATTAGCCGCTCTGTCGGGGACACGACAGACATTGTGACTAAGGAAATGTATGACTTCTATGATAAGGGGGACCGCCATATCACGCTGCGTCCAGAGGGGACAGCGCCTGTGGTGCGTTCTTATGTAGAGAACAAGCTTTTTGCTCCTGAAGTGCAAAAGCCTGTCAAAGTCTACTATATGGGCTCTATGTTTCGCTATGAGCGGCCTCAGGCTGGCCGTCTGCGGGAGTTTCACCAGATTGGAGCAGAGTGCTTTGGTTCTAGCAATCCTGCGACAGACGTAGAAATGATCGCCATGGCTGCCCAATTCTTCAAGGATATTGGTATCACCAATGTCAGCTTGGAGCTAAATACACTGGGTAATCCTGAGAGTAGAGCAGCTTATCGTCAGGCCTTGATTGATTATCTGACTCCACTGAAGGCGAGTCTGTCTGCAGATAGTCAACGTCGCTTGGAAGAAAATCCCCTGCGCGTGCTGGATTCTAAAGAGCCTGAGGATAATGTGGCCGTAGAGGGTGCGCCTTCTATTCTGGACTATTTGGATGAGGAGAGCAGTACCTACTTTGAGGCTGTTCGCTCTATGCTAGAGACCTTGAAGATTCCTTATGTCATCAATACCAACATGGTCCGTGGTTTGGATTATTACAACCACACGATTTTCGAGTTTACAACTGAGGTGGCAGGCAGTCAGCTGACTATTTGTGCTGGCGGCCGTTATGATGGGCTGGTTGCTTACTTTGGTGGCCCTGAAACGCCAGGTGTTGGCTTTGGTATGGGCTTGGAGCGTTTGCTTCTCGTATTGGACAAGCAGGGTGTGGAGCTTCCGATTGAGGCGGGACTAGACGCTTATATTGCTGTTTTAGGGGCTGGTGCCAATGGCAAAGCTTTGGAATTAGTGCAGGCTCTCCGCACACAGGGCTTTGCGGCAGAGAGGGATTATCTAGACCGCAAGCTCAAGGCTCAGTTTAAGTCGGCTGATATCTTTAAAGCCAAAACTCTTATCACCTTGGGTGAAAGCGAAGTGGAAAGTGGCCAGGTAACTGTTAAGAACAACCATAATCGTGAAGAGATTACTGTTAGCCTAGACCAAATCCAAGAAAACTATCAGCTTATTTTTGAGAAATTGGGGTTTTAA
- a CDS encoding YitT family protein: MKKTNFYKLFRYYVRRFAYNFKILRSLKSISREKYDEKISASLVYGFLSAVAVNFFFQPGHVYSSGATGLAQVITALSTRFFGFTIPVSVTFYAINIPLMILAWYQIGHKFTIFTFITVTMSSLFIQFVPEVTLTDNPIINALFGGVVMGTGIGFALKSSISSGGTDIVSLTVRKKTGRNVGNISLIVNGIIMLIAGLTFGWEYALYSMITIFVSSRVTDAVFTKQKRMQAMIITSHPDRVIDKIHNKLHRGATVIHGAEGTYNHEKKAVLVTVITRAEFNEFKQIMKQTDPAAFVSVADNVHILGLFVEE; the protein is encoded by the coding sequence ATGAAAAAGACTAATTTTTACAAACTCTTTCGCTATTATGTCCGCAGGTTTGCTTATAATTTTAAGATTTTGCGGTCTTTAAAGAGTATCTCGCGTGAGAAGTACGATGAGAAGATTTCTGCCTCACTTGTCTATGGCTTTTTGTCGGCTGTTGCAGTTAATTTCTTCTTTCAGCCGGGGCATGTTTATTCCAGCGGGGCGACTGGTCTGGCGCAGGTCATTACTGCCCTCAGTACTCGTTTCTTTGGTTTTACCATTCCGGTTTCTGTGACTTTTTACGCCATCAATATTCCGCTGATGATTCTGGCCTGGTACCAGATTGGGCATAAGTTTACCATTTTCACCTTTATCACGGTTACGATGAGCTCACTTTTTATCCAGTTTGTGCCGGAAGTAACCTTGACTGATAATCCTATTATTAACGCCCTTTTCGGCGGTGTGGTCATGGGCACGGGGATTGGCTTTGCCCTTAAGTCCAGCATTTCCAGTGGTGGGACTGATATTGTCAGTCTGACTGTTCGGAAAAAAACAGGCCGAAATGTCGGGAATATTTCCCTGATTGTTAATGGGATTATTATGCTGATTGCGGGTTTGACCTTTGGCTGGGAATATGCGCTGTACTCCATGATTACTATTTTTGTATCAAGCCGGGTGACGGATGCGGTCTTTACCAAGCAGAAGCGTATGCAAGCCATGATTATCACCAGCCATCCAGACAGAGTGATTGATAAGATTCACAACAAGCTGCATCGTGGGGCGACAGTTATTCATGGCGCCGAGGGAACTTATAATCATGAGAAAAAAGCTGTTCTGGTGACAGTTATTACCCGAGCTGAGTTTAATGAATTCAAGCAAATCATGAAGCAGACCGACCCAGCTGCCTTCGTTTCCGTCGCAGATAATGTCCATATCTTAGGACTCTTTGTGGAGGAGTGA
- a CDS encoding DUF3796 domain-containing protein, which yields MKNSQKTGGLIAMIAAALFIDFTVLFGSNLSWGPKLIIVGISVLGQIIAIWGWLHMKPWPGKSQKGKEKTIFDLSAKLYTMLLFAATIFYTVGIWVATPSVRSGIKEWILGVGLVIEVIVFGFFSLKNVKETPDERFYANLAKAASLMFVFILGALMILAVIIGYMGSLTLYMGQIFISIAALICIFAVVYLISERRG from the coding sequence ATGAAAAATAGTCAAAAAACGGGTGGTCTCATTGCGATGATTGCCGCAGCTCTCTTTATTGATTTTACTGTTTTATTTGGTTCTAATCTTAGTTGGGGACCCAAGTTGATTATTGTTGGTATTTCAGTATTAGGTCAGATTATAGCTATTTGGGGCTGGCTACACATGAAACCATGGCCGGGGAAGAGTCAGAAAGGTAAGGAAAAGACTATTTTTGACTTGTCTGCTAAGCTGTACACGATGCTTCTGTTTGCAGCAACCATTTTTTATACAGTAGGGATTTGGGTTGCGACCCCAAGCGTAAGATCTGGCATTAAAGAATGGATTTTGGGAGTTGGTCTCGTTATTGAAGTGATTGTATTTGGTTTTTTCTCTTTGAAAAATGTCAAGGAAACTCCAGATGAACGTTTCTATGCTAATCTAGCTAAGGCAGCTAGCTTGATGTTTGTCTTTATACTAGGCGCACTGATGATCCTAGCAGTTATCATTGGATACATGGGGTCTCTCACTCTTTACATGGGCCAGATCTTTATTAGCATAGCTGCCTTGATTTGCATCTTTGCAGTTGTCTATCTTATCTCAGAACGGAGAGGATAA
- a CDS encoding metal-sulfur cluster assembly factor — translation MRDDIKINDRAAAIQDKLVEKLERIYDPDVELDVYNLGLIYEINLDETGHCKVVMTFTDTACDCAESLPIAIMDSLKKIEEIESASVEVTWSPAWKITRISRFGRIALGISPR, via the coding sequence ATGAGAGACGACATCAAAATCAACGACCGAGCAGCTGCCATTCAGGATAAGTTGGTGGAGAAGCTCGAGCGTATTTACGATCCGGATGTAGAGCTGGATGTCTATAACTTAGGGCTGATTTATGAAATCAACTTAGACGAAACCGGCCACTGCAAGGTTGTTATGACCTTTACCGATACAGCCTGTGATTGTGCTGAGAGTCTGCCCATCGCCATCATGGACTCTCTTAAGAAAATTGAAGAGATTGAAAGTGCCTCTGTCGAGGTTACTTGGTCTCCTGCTTGGAAAATCACCCGTATCAGCCGCTTCGGCCGCATTGCTCTGGGAATCAGTCCTAGATAA
- the rpmF gene encoding 50S ribosomal protein L32, translating into MAVPARRTSKAKKNKRRTHYKVTAPTVTFDETTGDYSRSHRVSLKGYYKGRKIAKAAAAE; encoded by the coding sequence ATGGCAGTACCTGCACGTCGCACTTCCAAAGCGAAGAAAAACAAACGCCGCACTCACTACAAAGTGACAGCTCCAACTGTAACTTTTGATGAAACTACTGGTGATTACTCACGCTCTCACCGTGTATCCCTTAAAGGATACTACAAGGGCCGTAAGATTGCCAAAGCTGCTGCAGCAGAATAA